Within Anopheles nili chromosome 3, idAnoNiliSN_F5_01, whole genome shotgun sequence, the genomic segment CAGAGCTTCAGATGGCCAGGTTCACACATTGGCACCTCATCGGACTGGCTGTGGCGGACAAGCAGGATGCCGGTGTAGTACGGAGCTGCCTCACAGTCCCGTCCTGCCTCACCCTTTGGTCCCGGTAGACCTGGTGCCCCGTCTCTACCCGGTCGTCCCTCAGGTCCAACGTCTCCCCGTAGTCCTTGTAGTCCTCGGGCACCTTCGAAGCCCCGCAGACCCATCTCACCTGGTGCTCCTGGTGCGCCTGGAATTCCCGCCGGTCCCGCCAATCCCGGTGCCCCCTTATCTCCCTTCGGTCCATTGAAACCCGGAGGTCCTGGTGGACCCTTGCGTTGCGGTGGAAGAGCAGGTGTTTCACCCTTCTGTCCCTTCTCACCCGGTGCACCGTTCAACCCGGCCATTCCCGACAAACCTCGCTCGCCCTTCTCACCCACCATTCCCGGTAGCCCGGCCACACCCTCCTGTCCTGGCATGcctcgttcgcccttcaacCCTTGCGGTCCGTTCAATCCGTTCACTCCGTCCCTTCCGCGCTCGCCCTTATCACCCTTGGGGCCAAGGAACCCGGGTGGACCTTGGTCGCCCTTCTCACCCTGCAGTCCCGCCAACCCCCGCAATCCCGGTGCCCCCGGGAACCCATCCTTACCCGGGCGTCCCACCAACCCGGAATCACCACGATCACCCTTCTCACCCTGCCGTCCCAACGGACCCGGAGGTCCCGGAGGTCCCATTGGTCCGGGGAGCCCTGACAACCCCTTGTCACCCTTCTCTCCCACCATTCCCAGTGGTCCATCGCGTCCCGTCTTACCCGGTCGTCCTGGGAGACCCTTCTCGCCCTTCACCACCGGACAGGAGTCACCCTTCTCTCCCAGCAAGCCCATGTCACCCTTCATGCCCACCAACCCGTTCAATCCGGCCGGTCCAGGCAATCCCGGAAGTCCCTGAACACCCGTTTCACCCTTCGGACCCACGTCCCCGGGCAGACCAGGTGCACCGACTTTTCCAGGACGTCCGATTGCTCCCGGGAAACCTGGTTCACCCTTTTCGCCCTTTATCGCGGACACCGACGCCGAAAGGCCAGGAGCACCTGGCACACCCCGGTCTCCCTTCAGGCCCATCAAACCGACGGGACCGGTAAGTCCAGCGTCACCCTTCTCTCCACGTTCACCCCGCTCACCGATGCGTCCCGGTTCGCCCTTAAAGCCCTTCTCGCCATCGTATCCTCGTGGTCCTGGAGGTCCTTCCAGCCCCGGCAATCCATCCATGCAAGGTGCTCCAGGGACACCGGGAAGACCGGTGCCTCCCTTGTCACCCTTCACACCCGGGAACCCGGGCACGCCCATATCGCCCTTAACGCCATTCAATCCTGCGAGTCCGTTTATGCCCGTCACTCCCACATCTCCCTTCTCACCCTGTGGTCCGGGTCGTCCGTATCCGGGCACTCCGGCGTCTCCCTTCGGCCCTGTTGGACCCTCCAACCCGGGAAGCCCGTCGTTTCCGCGCAATCCCGGTACACCCGGTTCGCCCTTTTGGCCCTTCTCCGAGGCGGCACCTGGCTCTCCCGGAGGTCCTTCCGGTCCCGAGTAACCCTTGTCGCCCTTCTCACCCGACAGTCCGGGGAGGCAAGCTGGTCCTGGAAGCCCCGCAAGTCCTTTGTCACCCTTCGGTCCTAGCATTCCAGGAGGTCCTCCCGGACCTACCATGCCCTTCATTCCGATCTCACCCCGATCACCCTTCTCACCTTGTTCGCCCTTCGTACCCTGGGGTCCTGGTAGTCCTTGGATTCCCGGTGCTCCCATCATACCCTTACGTCCCTGGAAGCCCTTCAACCCATCGTTACCTGCCTGTCCCGTTTCGCCCTTCTGTCCCGGGAGTCCAATCACGCCCGGTGCCCCAATGTCACCCTTCAACCCTCGCAACCCCTTCACTCCGTCCATTCCCGGTCGTCCTGGTGCTCCCGGATGCCCCGCCGGTCCCTTCGGTCCTGGTTCACCCTTCGGTCCTACCTCGCCCGGGAATCCTGGCTGTCCTGCAATGCCCGCGTCACCCTTCTCACCCGGATAGCCCACCGAACCGGGCAATCCTGCGTCACCCCGCTCACCCAATCCACCCCGTTCACCCTTCGGTCCCCGCAACCCCGTGTTACCCTTCGGTCCCGGTGGTCCCACCATCGACAGGCCCGGATCACCCTTCGCTCCCTTCGATCCTGGAAGTCCGGGTGCCCCCGCCAACCCATCGCGTCCCGGTGCTCCTGGAGGTCCCAACGCTCCCGTGTTACCCTTCTCACCCCTTTGGCCCGTCAAACCACGTGGCCCCACTGGCCCAGCTGCTCCCGGTGGTCCCGCATTACCCGGCATACCCGTGCGTCCCAGCTCACCCGTCTCGCCCTTGTCCCCACGGATACCCTGCATGCCCGGTGCGCCCTTCTCACCCGGTGCCCCCGGTGGTCCACGGATTGCCTCCTCCAGGTTGGGTGGAATGCTGGCGCATCGTCCCGGTTCGCCCTTCAACCCTCCGAAGCCCTTGTCGCCCTTTTCACCCTGATACCCGACGTTACCCTTCAGACCCGCTTCACCCTTCAGCGTCTGGCCGTGACGTCCCGGTAGCCCATCTTTTCCTGGTGCTCCTGGTGCTCCATCGATGCCTGACTCTCCTGGCCGGCCCTTGTCACCCTTCATGCCACGCAACCCCACCTTGCCCTCAGGTCCGACGGGTCCCGCAAAGCCTTTCTCGCCCTTAATGCCCATCAACCCACGCTCACCCGTCTCGCCCTTATCGCCTTTCAGGGGTTTCAGTTGATCCATCGGAATCTCGGCATCGCGTCCCGGTTCACCGGAAGGACCCGGCGGTCCTAGCAATCCTGGCTCACCCTTTTGACCTGGTTCTCCGCGCAACCCCGGTGTACCGTCCTCACCCATCACACCCGGGTAACCCCGCTCGCCAGGTATACCGCTCGCACCCGGTCGTCCCGATTCACCGTCCTTTCCACGTTCACCCTTGTCGCCCTTCAGCCCTGGTCGGCAATCCGTACAGCGTCCGCCCAGCTCGCCCTTCAGACCACGTTCGCCCTTCGCTCCCGGTAGTCCTGGTCGGCCCGCTTCACCCTTCTCACCGTCGCGTCCCGGCATACCGGGGGATCCTGGTCGGCCTTCCTTGGCGTCACCGGGCGTTCCCATCATGCCCTTGAAACCGCGCTCTCCCTTTTGGCCCTTCAGTCCGGGGAATCTGCAATAcatcggcgtgtgtgtgttttttttttcagttacAAAACCAGCCACCAGAGGGCGAGGAGAACGGAAAGTCTTACTTACCCTGCCATGCCGGCGTTACCCTTCATTCCTGGTGCTCCATAGCCGGGTTGTCCCGGTTCACCTCGCAGTCCCTCGAGTCCTTGCTGGCCTGGGTATCCGCGAGGTCCTTGCGGGCCTGGCATTCCAACCGATCCGGATTCACCCTTATCGCCCTTGTCTCCTGGCATACCTTCCGGACCCGGTCGTCCTGGGACTCCTTGACCGCCCTTCGGGCCCATCTGTCCACGTTCGCCTTTCTCACCGTCGAATCCGTCCATGCCCTTTGGTCCGGGCGGGCCCTCGTAACCACGCGGTCCCTTCGGTCCAGGTGCACCAGGTCGTCCTTCACCACCTCCGGGAGCTCCTGGAGGTCCTGCAATACCTGGCTGACCCGGGAATCCGTCTCGTCCTGCGTCGCCCTTCGGTCCGATTTGGC encodes:
- the LOC128725925 gene encoding collagen alpha-1(IV) chain; this translates as MGTRLKWLITTSLIVWFGQHAYAQFWSDQSNGVGLFNRPEQDHPRQLPQNIDPSYSLIDTASGPQGPPAKNCTSGGCCTPKCFAEKGSRGMPGPQGLKGAKGVRGFPGSEGLPGEKGTKGEPGPVGLQGPKGDRGRDGLPGYPGIPGTNGVPGTTGAPGLPGRDGCNGTDGVPGLSGLAGNPGPRGYAGMPGSKGEKGEPARHPENYNKGQKGEPGNDGLEGLPGPQGEVGPRGFSGRIGEKGIPGMHGPKGERGDKGECVKGAKGEKGPKGEEMYGATGTPTTTTGPKGEKGDRGEPGEPGRAGEKGQAGDRGQVGERGHKGEKGLPGQPGPRGRDGNFGPVGLPGQKGDRGSEGLHGLKGQIGPKGDAGRDGFPGQPGIAGPPGAPGGGEGRPGAPGPKGPRGYEGPPGPKGMDGFDGEKGERGQMGPKGGQGVPGRPGPEGMPGDKGDKGESGSVGMPGPQGPRGYPGQQGLEGLRGEPGQPGYGAPGMKGNAGMAGFPGLKGQKGERGFKGMMGTPGDAKEGRPGSPGMPGRDGEKGEAGRPGLPGAKGERGLKGELGGRCTDCRPGLKGDKGERGKDGESGRPGASGIPGERGYPGVMGEDGTPGLRGEPGQKGEPGLLGPPGPSGEPGRDAEIPMDQLKPLKGDKGETGERGLMGIKGEKGFAGPVGPEGKVGLRGMKGDKGRPGESGIDGAPGAPGKDGLPGRHGQTLKGEAGLKGNVGYQGEKGDKGFGGLKGEPGRCASIPPNLEEAIRGPPGAPGEKGAPGMQGIRGDKGETGELGRTGMPGNAGPPGAAGPVGPRGLTGQRGEKGNTGALGPPGAPGRDGLAGAPGLPGSKGAKGDPGLSMVGPPGPKGNTGLRGPKGERGGLGERGDAGLPGSVGYPGEKGDAGIAGQPGFPGEVGPKGEPGPKGPAGHPGAPGRPGMDGVKGLRGLKGDIGAPGVIGLPGQKGETGQAGNDGLKGFQGRKGMMGAPGIQGLPGPQGTKGEQGEKGDRGEIGMKGMVGPGGPPGMLGPKGDKGLAGLPGPACLPGLSGEKGDKGYSGPEGPPGEPGAASEKGQKGEPGVPGLRGNDGLPGLEGPTGPKGDAGVPGYGRPGPQGEKGDVGVTGINGLAGLNGVKGDMGVPGFPGVKGDKGGTGLPGVPGAPCMDGLPGLEGPPGPRGYDGEKGFKGEPGRIGERGERGEKGDAGLTGPVGLMGLKGDRGVPGAPGLSASVSAIKGEKGEPGFPGAIGRPGKVGAPGLPGDVGPKGETGVQGLPGLPGPAGLNGLVGMKGDMGLLGEKGDSCPVVKGEKGLPGRPGKTGRDGPLGMVGEKGDKGLSGLPGPMGPPGPPGPLGRQGEKGDRGDSGLVGRPGKDGFPGAPGLRGLAGLQGEKGDQGPPGFLGPKGDKGERGRDGVNGLNGPQGLKGERGMPGQEGVAGLPGMVGEKGERGLSGMAGLNGAPGEKGQKGETPALPPQRKGPPGPPGFNGPKGDKGAPGLAGPAGIPGAPGAPGEMGLRGFEGARGLQGLRGDVGPEGRPGRDGAPGLPGPKGEAGRDCEAAPYYTGILLVRHSQSDEVPMCEPGHLKLWDGYSLLYVDGNDFPHNQDLGSAGSCVRKFSTLPVMSCGQNNVCGYATRNDRTYWLSTSAPIPMMPVAENEMRPYISRCTVCEAPTNVIAVHSQTLHIPECPSGWDGLWIGYSFLMHTAVGHGGGGQSLSGAGSCLEDFRATPFIECNGVKGHCHYYETQTSLWLVSLEDHQQFQRPEQQTLKAGNLLSRVSRCQVCIRR